The proteins below come from a single Danaus plexippus chromosome 20, MEX_DaPlex, whole genome shotgun sequence genomic window:
- the LOC116774077 gene encoding uncharacterized protein LOC116774077 isoform X2 yields MNLAVRFDEENMPAPASCMSAEHGCVMFDCLVHLWEWIDPPVTQTDYQMENKKNVTATQQPVTQQHLMAHHVHPDQIYSPQQTQLPTLVNNQAAQIQQNGVMHQLLQSQYHSNMNARSPLLENKHEMYGTGHNHDYVRHYGANDNYNYPQSPPRIEKTEIHTDHNVNHELLQNMPKGYNAEVYQDYMKRNPPKDTNQIYQNHQPMYRPNMNQYGSKPYLPYSNRIGPQSNTELLRRQYNEIQQMKMQQQMHYQNQAQMHQQQKFAERQLLLQQIHGVQPPPNLQNSIYSDSSYRDLDRYSSKNDFKEYSSNDIQRDMERYAKNYDYNDMDIQNRQYQESQWQTNHNDYRESERQRQYSEHEKSKSQSPPSDYSNQKTNSGVVSPMKSSESSTPSIKSPSSDSRRSSSGTQALRSPTAQRIPSAPVSMSGMLYKQGSDGLKVWRKRWFVLSEYCLFYYKSQDEEKLLGSVLLPSYKVSACSAEDKVMRKFAFKLEHANMRTYVLAALDQEAMMKWVKALTMAALMQNTNEQKQNDRSAKSEESNEEAGPTYANAPPKPRRSNDGYNSPSPDMYDPNYDLLRKPASQYSQGTSNTRTNYIQETYRSPQNPLQSPYQTKRSYDMQQLSLPLTNTTDNSDNQNTSVYKSNPQSPYDNRLRNQHTKEDEEKIESLYDKKPNYNPFLQDYSGQERKSQENEDVSRVTADMSKTSIYSEHYSDNRSIKSHDPNVYNREMYGDINMKSNKTNANMNERTPETYGRPNASAYSEKIGDYEDIYSAYNNDSGKIYPKSPNPSQSRDTVSLSSHKSPQEQNTNYEKTFSGPSVLRRKKMQASGIQPTMPRPHSADFLEYESKNEALNNSVPVRKTNDQTKQPQRPKSSLDINSYYDPSSDKYYSEESYAEKMRQSAQYLQQQNMGPKNIRIPLEKYASGLAEKQLHSPYNQNNNNNYETEFNVNRTVRDHTNYASTIQDREGMNSNWTLKEKDLENQKEYLNRSGSVMSDGSNVSAIIKDSRFDPSSEGFMRSASARLPSERDRDKKVQQREESMKRLLEWKQRMLQSPLTRKSTPATISLARSLNQSRQSLRSDQYKPKTYKNASYNSYSSDDEEESPGTELQKMGNMQAGRSDLINITCPTLMQTSPPHAVHSNLLSDKADMTNNIVENVTKDIENTYENILCSGETTKTMVSDDIEIENEVVINIDDYNLGNSLDVDEDGYETNDSEAESETQLEYTDNDLDEVLLESDNEVEDTKDNVAEVKTVSTVEDTFDEVKPEQLPVRPLGEDHYLPMSPRKMSAIEPAHKTILDNLSDYEHASKQNYEDNHYVEMNLGTDDDSMQTYELVCVNNGRVEPVYMELNNIVPEKCNTEDTSKSNSLSDTTSHFADTKEQTLKRISKGDKNAKEKLDFSDVEEDPNSSKLSLDSPFSRFSISDTFRPASYYLSGSRTILDRQDSSDSDIPSSTPIFNSPSEDNLLDEELSRYILDKLDKSDISQDNSIIKMLTSENQKMNKMKRKTTSLMIYGSRTSIHDTLTRGEKVRNSRASLTNDLNKTIGSECSLMSNSNIEQNDPNITETESLKSYNADKGSSRLSIESDVSSKFDMATSNMSSEIQSLIDSDSLVDFRHPYGFRNLEDIKRRPLSDDSLFELTETENYVSSESMPAVNLDTYLQRLQEGTSDSSINNDSDCPNNTRNKEFLQENNLLLDRIHTVVSHTRSSSTPVKSAAKNSDKNSLGARHKYTTDHRYDFADSQSSCSSSGIPKSPTSFYRKNCHENTLMRKNLNSDILVDKIKEFDKDKLAQRTDNGTSSSSVTTGFHSRESSTEHSAPYYYSDLSSQEHINVLPTSHYLKKTNIHRKLNNQRRRGPMHKNNEISHIRNPIRNNQVSDQQFDLVASARSVSVEFLSVVEKNPDIDLKNIYVSTGGKTSKIPESMSLLSSLGCKNSTKKKNLNLDLLEDANISNHSNVNTSMPVSSESMSSHCSGNSSNTVYYDAETEANAYENVLYHGERHWDEDIIWRDNLRRVSHRHARSMDDLDTMPTDNVQNGAYVNTSSMNSIKRIKKCIPEKSKKVATYVNCDIQSLVQRRNIEAAISKCDENDENDVYVSLANDSELPESIEGVYEQLAIDTSDQSRNNNEKNRKKFEIDRENLRQWDLMSSGLMKDKKGRVRSTVASRDDSDEHRITEIGTESTSNEGIL; encoded by the exons GATCGATCCACCGGTGACACAGACGGACTATCAGatggagaataaaaaaaatgtaacagcAACCCAACAGCCGGTGACACAGCAACATCTCATGGCTCATCATGTCCATCCTGACCAAATATATTCACCCCAACAGACGCAGTTACCCACACTTGTTAATAATCAAGCCGCGCAAATCCAACAGAATGGCGTCATGCATCAACTATTACAAAGCCAATATCACTCGAATATGAATGCACGATCGCCACTCCTTGAAAACAAGCACGAGATGTATGGAACTGGACATAATCACGACTATGTTAGACATTACGGGGCGAATGACAATTACAATTATCCACAATCACCGCCCAGAATTGAAAAAACCGAGATTCACACAGACCACAACGTAAATCACGAACTGCTTCAGAATATGCCTAAAGGTTACAACGCTGAAGTTTATCAAGATTATATGAAACGAAACCCACCGAAAGACACTAACCAAATATATCAAAACCATCAACCTATGTACAGACCTAACATGAACCAGTACGGTTCTAAGCCGTATCTTCCTTATTCAAACAGAATAGGGCCCCAAAGTAACACGGAATTATTGAGGAGGCAGTATAATGAAATTCAACAGATGAAAATGCAACAACAGATGCATTATCAGAATCAAGCTCAGATGCATCAACAGCAAAAATTCGCTGAACGACAACTTTTACTGCAGCAAATCCATGGAGTACAACCGCCGCCGAACTTGCAGAACAGCATTTATTCAGACAGTTCGTACAGAGACTTAGATCGATATAGCAGTAAGAATGACTTCAAGGAGTACAGCAGTAATGATATACAACGAGATATGGAGAGGTACGCCAAGAACTATGATTACAACGACATGGACATACAAAACAGACAGTACCAGGAGAGTCAATGGCAGACAAACCATAACGACTACAGGGAATCCGAAAGGCAAAGACAATATTCGGAACACGAGAAATCAAAAAGCCAATCCCCGCCGTCTGACTATAGCAACCAAAAGACCAATTCAGGAGTCGTATCTCCTATGAAATCTAGTGAATCTAGTACTCCCAGTATAAAATCTCCTTCATCAGATAGTAGGAGAAGTAGTAGCGGCACTCAAGCACTACGTTCACCGACTGCCCAAAGAATACCATCAGCGCCAGTGAGCATGTCCGGAATGCTGTATAAACAGGGCTCTGATGGCCTTAAAGTTTGGAGGAAACGGTGGTTCGTGCTATCTGAGTACTGTTTATTTTACTACAAAA GTCAAGACGAGGAGAAGTTACTGGGTTCTGTGTTATTACCGTCATACAAAGTATCAGCTTGCAGCGCAGAGGATAAAGTGATGCGGAAGTTTGCTTTCAAACTGGAGCATGCGAATATGCGTACATACGTGTTAGCGGCTTTGGACCAGGAAGCCATGATGAAATGGGTGAAGGCGCTTACAATGGCCGCGTTAATGCAAAATACcaa TGAACAGAAACAAAATGACCGATCAGCGAAATCAGAG GAAAGTAATGAGGAAGCCGGCCCAACTTATGCCAACGCCCCACCAAAACCGAGACGATCCAACGATGGATATAATTCACCTAGTCCGGATAT gtACGATCCAAATTACGATCTCCTTAGAAAACCAGCATCACAATATAGTCAAGGCACTAGTAACACTAGAACGAACTACATACAGGAAACATACCGAAGTCCACAGAATCCATTACAATCTCCATATCAAACAAAACGCTCATACGACATGCAGCAACTGTCACTACCATTAACAAATACAACAGACAATTCAGACAATCAGAATACATCCGTGTATAAATCTAACCCTCAATCTCCTTATGACAATAGGTTAAGAAACCAACATACTAAAGAGGACGAAGAAAAAATTGAAAGTCTATACGATAAGAAGCCTAATTACAATCCATTCTTACAAGATTATTCTGGACAAGAGAGGAAATCCCAAGAGAACGAAGATGTTAGTCGTGTGACGGCAGATATGAGCAAAACATCTATATACAGTGAACATTATTCTGATAACAGAAGCATTAAGTCACACGACCCGAATGTATACAATAGAGAAATGTACGgagatattaatatgaaaagtaataaaactaacGCTAACATGAACGAACGCACTCCTGAAACATACGGACGACCGAACGCATCGGCGTACAGTGAGAAAATAGGAGATTACGAAGATATTTACAGCGCGTACAATAATGATAGTGGAAAAATATACCCGAAATCTCCGAACCCATCGCAGTCTAGGGATACCGTCAGTCTGTCCAGCCACAAGTCACCCCAAGAACAAAATACGAATTAT GAGAAAACTTTCTCTGGACCATCCGTTCTGAGGAGGAAGAAGATGCAGGCAAGTGGCATTCAACCGACGATGCCGCGACCGCACAGCGCTGACTTTTTAGAATACGAGTCCAAAAACGAAGCCCTTAACAATTCGGTCCCAGTACGGAAAACTAACGACCAAACCAAACAACCACAACGTCCCAAATCCAGTTTAGACATCAATTCATATTACGACCCCAGTTCAGACAAATACTATTCAGAGGAGAGCTATGCAGAAAAAATGCGGCAATCCGcacaatatttacaacaacagAACATGGGCCccaaaaatatacgtattcCTTTAGAGAAATACGCGAGTGGACTGGCCGAAAAACAGCTGCATTCACCGTACAAccaaaataacaacaataactaTGAGACAGAGTTCAACGTCAATAGAACAGTACGAGATCATACGAACTATGCGTCCACGATACAAGACCGCGAAGGAATGAATTCCAACTGGACCTTAAAAGAAAAAGACCTTGAAAACCAAAAGGAATACCTCAATAGAAGTGGTAGTGTCATGAGCGATGGTTCAAATGTTAGtgctataataaaagattCTAGATTCGATCCCAGCTCCGAAGGTTTCATGAGATCAGCAAGTGCCAGATTGCCGTCGGAAAGAGACAGAGATAAAAAAGTGCAACAG cGCGAGGAATCTATGAAAAGGCTTTTAGAATGGAAGCAGAGGATGTTACAATCGCCTTTAACTAGGAAAAGTACACCGGCGACTATTTCTTTGGCAAGATCCTTGAATCAGAGCCGACAATCGTTGAGATCTGATCAATATAAGCCCAAAACATATAAGAACGCCTCTTACAACAGTTACTCTTCAGATGACGAAG AAGAATCACCGGGCACTGAACTGCAAAAAATGGGAAATATGCAGGCAGGAAGGTccgatttaataaatatcacatgTCCTACCTTAATGCAGACAAGTCCTCCGCACGCTGTACATTCGAATTTATTAAGTGATAAAGCCGACATGACCAATAACATTGTCGAAAACGTTACCAAAGatatagaaaatacatatgaaaatattttatgcagcGGCGAAACGACCAAGACGATGGTCAGTGAtgatattgaaatagaaaatgaAGTTGTCATAAATATCGACGATTATAATTTAGGAAATTCGCTTGATGTAGATGAAGATGGTTATGAGACAAATGACAGCGAAGCAGAATCAGAAACACAACTAGAATATACCGATAATGATTTAGATGAAGTCTTATTAGAATCTGATAATGAAGTCGAAGATACAAAAGATAATGTGGCTGAAGTGAAAACAGTTTCCACGGTGGAAGACACTTTTGATGAGGTTAAACCTGAACAACTTCCTGTTCGACCATTGGGAGAAGATCATTACTTGCCTATGAGTCCACGCAAAATGTCAGCTATAGAACCAGCTCACAAGACAATCTTAGATAATTTAAGTGATTATGAGCACGCctctaaacaaaattatgaagATAATCACTATGTTGAAATGAATTTAGGCACTGATGATGACAGTATGCAAACTTACGAATTGGTTTGTGTCAATAATGGAAGGGTTGAGCCAGTTTACAtggaactaaataatattgtaccagaaaagtgtaatacagAAGATACAAGTAAATCAAATAGTTTGTCAGATACAACATCACATTTTGCAGATACAAAAGAGCAAACACTTAAAAGAATATCTAAAGGAGATAAGAATGCTAAAGAAAAATTGGACTTTTCTGATGTTGAAGAAGATCCGAACAGTTCCAAACTTTCACTTGATTCGCCATTTAGTAGATTTAGTATTTCTGATACGTTTAGACCGGCGTCTTATTATTTGAGTGGAAGTAGAACCATTTTGGACAGACAAGATAGTTCAGACAGCGACATTCCATCATCAACACCAATATTTAATTCGCCGTCCGAGGATAATTTGCTTGATGAGGAACTATCGCGTTATATTTTAGACAAATTAGACAAATCTGATATTTCACAAGacaattcaataattaaaatgttgacAAGTGAGAAtcaaaaaatgaataaaatgaaaaggaaAACCACGTCTCTTATGATTTATGGAAGTCGGACGTCAATTCATGATACTCTAACAAGAGGAGAAAAAGTTCGCAACAGTAGAGCGAGTTTgacaaatgatttaaataaaactatcggATCAGAATGCAGTTTGATGAGTAATTCGAATATTGAACAAAATGATCCAAATATCACAGAGACAGAATCTCTTAAAAGTTACAATGCAGATAAAGGATCTTCTAGATTATCTATCGAATCAGATGTGAGTAGCAAATTTGATATGGCAACATCAAATATGTCCTCCGAAATTCAAAGTCTTATAGATTCGGATTCATTGGTTGACTTTCGTCATCCATATGGCTTTCGCAATTTAGAAGATATAAAAAGGAGGCCTCTATCCGATGACTCCTTGTTTGAGTTAACAGAAACAGAAAATTATGTTTCCAGCGAATCAATGCCTGCAGTTAATCTAGATACGTATTTACAAAGATTGCAGGAAGGAACAAGTGACTCAAGCATAAATAATGATAGCGATTGCCCTAATAATACTaggaataaagaatttttacaagaaaacaatttactaTTGGACCGTATTCACACAGTAGTTTCACACACTAGATCCTCAAGTACACCTGTTAAAAGTGCTGCAAAAAATTCTGATAAAAATAGTTTGGGAGCTCGTCATAAATATACCACGGATCATAGATATGATTTTGCAGATTCACAAAGTTCTTGTAGTTCTTCAGGAATACCGAAATCTCCTACTTCTTTTTATAGAAAGAACTGTCATGAAAATACCTTAATGAGAAAAAATCTGAACAGCGATATTCTTgtggataaaataaaagaattcgaCAAAGATAAGCTGGCTCAAAGAACTGACAACGGAACTTCTTCTTCATCTGTTACAACTGGCTTTCATAGTAGAGAGAGTTCCACAGAACATAGTGCGCCATACTATTATTCAGATCTCTCTTCTCAAGAACATATAAACGTTTTGCCAACCTCACATTACTTAAAAAAGACCAATATTCATCGTAAACTAAATAATCAAAGACGAAGAGGTCCGATgcacaaaaataatgaaatcagCCACATTCGAAATCCAATACGTAATAATCAAGTTTCAGATCAACAATTCGACTTAGTTGCGTCAGCAAGGAGCGTGTCAGTGGAATTTTTAAGTGTAGTGGAGAAGAATCCAGATATAgatctcaaaaatatatacgtatcaACGGGTGGTAAAACTTCTAAAATACCTGAATCAATGAGCTTGCTGTCTAGTCTTGGATGTAAAAATAGTACAAAGAAAAAGAATTTGAATTTAGATTTATTGGAAGATGCAAACATTTCAAACCATAGTAATGTAAACACTTCTATGCCAGTTTCTTCCGAGAGCATGTCATCCCACTGTAGTGGGAATTCGTCAAACACTGTTTATTATGACGCTGAAACAGAAGCGAATGCATATGAAAACGTGTTGTATCACGGAGAGAGACATTGGGATGAAGATATTATATGGAGAGATAATTTGAGACGTGTATCGCATAGACACGCAAGATCTATGGATGATTTAGATACAATGCCTACAGATAACGTACAGAATGGAGCATACGTTAACACATCCTCTATGAATAGTATTAAACGTATTAAGAAATGTATTCCCGAAAAGAGTAAAAAGGTTGCTACTTACGTCAATTGTGATATTCAAAGCCTAGTCCAAAGGCGGAATATAGAAGCTGCTATTTCTAAATGTGACGAAAATGACGAGAACGATGTGTATGTAAGTCTTGCAAACGATTCCGAACTACCTGAATCTATAGAAGGTGTCTATGAGCAGCTAGCGATCGATACTAGTGACCAGTCgcgtaataataatgaaaaaaatagaaagaaaTTTGAAATTGATAGGGAAAATCTTAGGCAGTGGGACTTAATGTCTAGTGGTCTCATGAAAGATAAAAAAGGACGCGTGCGGAGTACCGTCGCAAGTAGGGACGATAGTGATGAACACCGTATAACGGAAATTGGTACTGAAAGTACAAGCAATGAAGGTATCCTATAG